The genomic stretch TTGCGAATTCGACAATCCTTATATTTTGATAACAGATAGCAAAATAGCAAACGTTCAAGCTATAGTTCCTCTTTTGGAAAATATTTCTCAATCAGGTAAACCATTACTAATCATTGCCGAGGATATTGAAGGCGACGCCCTTTCTACATTAGTCATAAATCGTCTAAGAGGTGGTCTGAAAATCTGTGCAGTTAAAGCTCCAGGTTTTGGCGACAATAAAAAAGAAACACTATTAGATCTTGCAACACTTACAAACGCTACGGTAATATCTGAAGATCTAGGAATGAAATTAGAAAACACATCTATGCAAATGTTAGGTAGATGTAAAAAGATTTCGGTTTCGAAAGAAACTACAACAGTAGTTGATGGTGCTGCAGACAAAGAAGATGTAGAACAAAGAGTTTCAGAAATCCGACATCAAATAAAATCAGCTAAATCATATGATAAAGATAAACTTCAAGAAAGGCTAGCTCGTCTTGCCGGTGGTGTAGCTGTTATCAGAATAGGTGGCTCATCAGAAATCGAAGTTAAAGAAAAGAAAGACAGAATAGATGACGCTCTTTGTGCAACTCGTGCTGCAGTAGAAGAGGGTATTGTTTGCGGTGGTGGAGTAGCTTTACTTAACGCCATCAAAGGCTTAGATAAAGTGAATGCTGACAACCAAGACCAACAATCTGGTATCAATATAATTAAAAACTCACTTCAAACTCCATTAAGACAAATTTGTGCAAACGCTGGCGTAGACGGAGCCGTTGTAGTTGGTAAGATACTAGAAAACAAAGACTATAAATTCGGATACGATGCCTATAAAGATGAATATAAAGATATGTTCAAAAACGGTATCATAGATCCTGCTAAAGTAGTTCGTTCAGCAATAGAAGATGCTGCCTCAGTAGCAGGAATTCTAATTACTACAGAATGTGTGGTAGCGGACGAACCAAAATCAGAAAACTCATGCGGCCACGACCACGGTCACGGAAACCTAAACCCAATGGGAATGATGTAGATGAAGCAAGGAACAAAAACTTTTTTAACATTTATAGCGTTGCCATTAACAATAGCTGTAATAAGCATTTTTACAGTTTTTATAATGATGCCTAGGTTAGAAGAATTACCTAAAGAAAGTGAAAAAGTTATAGAGGTTAAAAAAGGAGACACTATAAAAGAAAGGACTATTATAAAAGTAGTTGATGTTAAAGATAAAGAAAATAAATTTGCTGAAGAGTATTATGCTCAAAGATCTTATGTTTTAGATTTTTGGTTAACTTGTCTTGGTATAATAATAACGGTTATAAGTATAATATTACCAATAGGAGCCTATCTTTTTAAGAGAGATATTGATATTAAAAATAAAGAGGAATTAGATTTTGCTAAAAAAGAATTGGAAGATGCAAAAAAAGATGTAATAAGTGTGAAAGAAGAACTGGAAATAGCAAAGAAAGAAGTGGTAAGTAGTAAGAATAAAATAGAAAAAACAAAAGAGGAGTGTGATGATTATTTATTAAAAATAAAAGAAGAAGAGGATAGTCTTGATAAATTAATTAAAGAAATGAAAGTTGAGTTAAATACTTTATCTGATTTAAGAAATGAAGTAAAAATTGATTTTGAATATATTAAGAAGGAGAATAAAGAATCAATAGATAATTTAAAGAAAAATAAAGCAATATCTTATTTTATAGAGGCTCTTAAATTCCAAGATGAAAAAGATTATACTAAGTCCATAGAGAGCTATAATAAATCTCTTAAATTAAATCCTAAAGACCACCTTTCATATAATAATTTAGGATGTATTTATCTGGAAATTAAAGACTATGCTAATTCAGAACTTTTTTTAAAGAAATCAATAGAAGAAAATTCTGATTTCGGAGGCGCATATTCTAATTTAAGTATTTTATATCTTGAGAAAAAAGAATTTGAAAAAAGTATTGAATATGCTAAAAAAGCATTAAAATTAGAGCCAGACAATATTTCGAATAATTATAATATAATAGAAGTTTATCTTTTGAAAGGAGATTATTTAGAAGCTTTAGAATATTTAAATAAATATATAGAAAAATTCAAGGATAGAGCTGTGATTTTAATAAAAGATTATTATATATGGGAAAATTCTATAATGAATTGCAATATAAAAGAAGTTAAAGTTAAATTAAAAGAATTATTTTCAAATTTAGAAAAAAAGGAAATTTTACAATAATGGATAAGAAGCGATGCTTTTGGGTTTCTACCCAAGACCAAATATATAAAGATTATCACGATAATGAATGGGGTATTCCATGCCACGATGAACATTATCTATTCGAAAGCCTTAGCCTAGAAGCATTCCAGGCAGGGTTATCTTGGATAACTATTCTAAAGAAACGTGAAAACTTCCGTAAAGCATTCGATAATTTCAATTTACAAAAAATCAAAAACTACGATGAAAAGAAAATAGAAACTCTAATGCAAGATGCAGGTATCATAAGAAATAGATTAAAAATCCTAGCAACCATTAATAACGCAAAAATCTTTGAAGAAATCCAAAAAGAATTCGGTTCATTTGATAAATATATATGGCACTGGACTGATGGAAAAGTAATCAACAACAAAATAAAATCAGAGGCTGATTTCATAGCAACGTCACCACTTTCAGATGCAGTAGCAAAGGACCTGAAGAAAAGAGGTATGAAATTCTTAGGATCAACAACTATTTACGCATACTTACAAGCTATAGGTGTAGTAGACGACCATGAAGAAAGTTGTTTCCTTAGCAAAAAAGATTAATAATAAATATCCATATTATTCAGAGCTTTAAGCACAAATTTAGAAACTTCTTCACATCTATAATTATCATAATTTTCAATGTCTAAAATTATCTTATAATTCTTTTGATCATAAATACTTAAAACATTATCATTCTCAACTAGCTTATATCTAGGAATTCTTCTGTTTTTAGAAATCTTAGCTAATTTATGAAAGCTATTATTATCCATTGAAGAGCTAGAAAATGCTATAGTAGAAGCATCTGACAGAGTGGTCATAGAACTGCCACCACCAACAAAATTATTATTAGAAAAGACTATACCTCTTTGTTTTATATAAATATCCCATCCATCATTTTCTAAACTTCTTTTTAAAAATCTGAAGCAAGAATATTCTTTACTTCTAGAAATTTCCATACTCTTTTGAGCAGGATCAATGTCTTCATATTTGTACATTTTGACACATGAAGACATAAGCAAAGTTGTAAATAAAAGAATAAATTTTTTCATAAT from Alphaproteobacteria bacterium encodes the following:
- the groL gene encoding chaperonin GroEL (60 kDa chaperone family; promotes refolding of misfolded polypeptides especially under stressful conditions; forms two stacked rings of heptamers to form a barrel-shaped 14mer; ends can be capped by GroES; misfolded proteins enter the barrel where they are refolded when GroES binds); the encoded protein is MGKLIVFSDQARQQIKQGVDKLANAVKTTLGPKGRNVVISASFGLPHSTKDGVTVAKAIDLKDPVENLGAKMVQEVASKTADHAGDGTTTATVLAQSIYSEGVKSVVAGMNPMDVKRGIDNAVKQVVKSIKDQSKEVKQNEEIAQVATISANGDKDLGKMIAHAMDKVGKEGVISVEEAKGMETTVDVVEGMQFDKGYMSPYFITNPDKLLCEFDNPYILITDSKIANVQAIVPLLENISQSGKPLLIIAEDIEGDALSTLVINRLRGGLKICAVKAPGFGDNKKETLLDLATLTNATVISEDLGMKLENTSMQMLGRCKKISVSKETTTVVDGAADKEDVEQRVSEIRHQIKSAKSYDKDKLQERLARLAGGVAVIRIGGSSEIEVKEKKDRIDDALCATRAAVEEGIVCGGGVALLNAIKGLDKVNADNQDQQSGINIIKNSLQTPLRQICANAGVDGAVVVGKILENKDYKFGYDAYKDEYKDMFKNGIIDPAKVVRSAIEDAASVAGILITTECVVADEPKSENSCGHDHGHGNLNPMGMM
- a CDS encoding tetratricopeptide repeat protein, with the translated sequence MKQGTKTFLTFIALPLTIAVISIFTVFIMMPRLEELPKESEKVIEVKKGDTIKERTIIKVVDVKDKENKFAEEYYAQRSYVLDFWLTCLGIIITVISIILPIGAYLFKRDIDIKNKEELDFAKKELEDAKKDVISVKEELEIAKKEVVSSKNKIEKTKEECDDYLLKIKEEEDSLDKLIKEMKVELNTLSDLRNEVKIDFEYIKKENKESIDNLKKNKAISYFIEALKFQDEKDYTKSIESYNKSLKLNPKDHLSYNNLGCIYLEIKDYANSELFLKKSIEENSDFGGAYSNLSILYLEKKEFEKSIEYAKKALKLEPDNISNNYNIIEVYLLKGDYLEALEYLNKYIEKFKDRAVILIKDYYIWENSIMNCNIKEVKVKLKELFSNLEKKEILQ
- a CDS encoding DNA-3-methyladenine glycosylase I → MDKKRCFWVSTQDQIYKDYHDNEWGIPCHDEHYLFESLSLEAFQAGLSWITILKKRENFRKAFDNFNLQKIKNYDEKKIETLMQDAGIIRNRLKILATINNAKIFEEIQKEFGSFDKYIWHWTDGKVINNKIKSEADFIATSPLSDAVAKDLKKRGMKFLGSTTIYAYLQAIGVVDDHEESCFLSKKD